One Cheilinus undulatus linkage group 22, ASM1832078v1, whole genome shotgun sequence DNA window includes the following coding sequences:
- the homezb gene encoding homeobox and leucine zipper encoding b has translation MMTTRQTADGGHTILKQKTPDATGETFSEINITPVTLTLDQSSAICLPVTSENQRLIWVCSNQVEQHLSGAVELRKAFDRFPYPTQKEMTALAQRCSLHPDQVKVWFMIQRLRFGVSWDYTDILKVRRQLQSNQGKEKTMAKEGKADSGEKTTQKRKAKESGGGKVRGEMRKEQGSSEEGMIGENVRASEQMEKTATLEQQMKKEKDTKVAGDKKKKQKWVILPGNIGEKRQKQEDGDEGMPCQSFDQPLLTDSQSTPLKRTDADPSPPPNNDMTPENTKTEPKLDGELHAESSNLDGTVTDVDKLKALINGNGKNDSACTSPAGFRYYAKTKSQVAMMRVAFLHCQYPDSEDYEQLSTLIGVPRYLLVQWFGDTRYHIKRGRPRWMSAEQHSQALANVKYRQCLRKLVKVLPIKPRERILWRATFGEQEP, from the coding sequence ATGATGACGACAAGGCAGACAGCTGATGGAGGACACACCATTCTCAAACAAAAGACACCAGACGCTACTGGAGAAACTTTTTCTGAAATAAACATTACCCCAGTGACTCTCACCCTGGACCAGAGCAGTGCCATATGTCTGCCTGTTACTTCTGAAAATCAGAGGCTAATATGGGTTTGCTCAAACCAGGTGGAACAGCACCTGAGTGGTGCAGTGGAGCTGAGAAAGGCCTTTGACCGATTTCCCTATCCGACACAGAAAGAGATGACTGCACTGGCGCAGCGCTGCTCCCTGCACCCTGACCAGGTGAAAGTATGGTTCATGATACAGAGGCTTCGCTTTGGCGTCAGCTGGGACTACACAGATATCCTGAAGGTTCGGAGGCAGCTTCAGTCAAATCAGGGAAAGGAGAAGACAATGGCTAAAGAGGGAAAAGCTGACAGTGGAGAGAAAACGACACAGAAAAGGAAAGCTAAGGAGTCAGGGGGAGGAAAGGTGAGGGGAGAGATGAGGAAGGAACAAGGTTCAagtgaagaaggaatgattGGAGAAAATGTGAGGGCTAGTGAGCAAATGGAGAAAACAGCGACGCTGGAGCAacaaatgaagaaagaaaaagacacaaaagtagcaggagacaaaaagaaaaagcagaaatgggtgattTTGCCAGGCAATATTGGGGAGAAGAGACAGAAACAAGAGGATGGAGATGAAGGGATGCCCTGCCAGAGCTTTGACCAGCCTCTACTCACTGACAGCCAGAGCACACCCCTGAAGAGAACTGATGCTGACCCATCTCCCCCCCCAAATAATGACATGACccctgaaaatacaaaaacagagCCTAAGCTTGATGGAGAACTGCATGCAGAGTCATCAAACCTTGATGGTACTGTCACTGATGTTGACAAACTTAAAGCACTTATAAATGGGAATGGCAAGAATGATAGCGCATGCACTAGCCCTGCTGGCTTCCGCTACTATGCAAAGACAAAGTCTCAGGTGGCAATGATGAGGGTGGCTTTCTTGCACTGCCAATATCCAGACAGTGAAGACTACGAACAGCTGTCCACGCTGATCGGCGTCCCCCGCTACTTGTTGGTCCAGTGGTTTGGAGACACACGTTATCATATAAAGAGGGGAAGGCCGCGCTGGATGAGTGCAGAGCAGCACAGCCAAGCATTAGCCAACGTCAAGTACAGGCAGTGTCTCAGAAAGCTGGTGAAAGTGCTGCCAATCAAACCCAGAGAGAGAATATTGTGGAGAGCGACGTTTGGTGAGCAAGAGCCTTAA